One Neodiprion pinetum isolate iyNeoPine1 chromosome 1, iyNeoPine1.2, whole genome shotgun sequence genomic window carries:
- the mus304 gene encoding uncharacterized protein mus304 isoform X1: protein MSKRHGKAHDTPSKRARLDITITASQQLTRENKPPSASKNETDDDDPWGADFNDKDIEEMDIVASQSVHIENNVTEPKLQSTPTKLPQYPSYANSKPSTSRSYTVASSIERNKFVPKIPSKFGLQLKESGQINNNYHGNHIQTSSSYTGSQRQPQMSQRISSSDNHKEISTDDRSIIFDDFEDRLLKVNNHNSTFQSQITGRAINAGNNSRASNVPGTNDAINISDDSILRQLEKLKLENQKLLADCLTKEGETLFLRNQLQQTQTRAEHEKLEKARQIEEQANQYRSELDQAIKKEEILKTQLDFQTLQFNNLKEQCKLLESGSIKFTQPHTASLNSECRNRLNTTLNRSSPAVKSVHVKESGMQTVNINFRNTHTLKNSIELFPLSGIPQSIFEPSQSERPIVEIQIIEKVGTKNLPILQDEESVRIFENPDLVKPVVTIVNDRKLNIEFCLPDVATLMKKTDAEINCYYTLPMINKFVAVTRELLLNTTLILQRISKVMRNDDIRDMNDVYFSDFYKIHVDSTKSICDSNAWHDRERGIEARRSLAILAYTALVSNYLSEYVAGKIPLSFFDDSNYEHYIKQMNSYNKWPNKGCEFEMLVLLLEFVSTVGYVRRSHQFSGLIIAITKLLISTKEKLIHNERSIEYIFKIVKEIIFSRPLLNCYRYITELLMTFSQCTQFCRKLCSGTSKTAVTVWKDELHFTSDACVVQIYTAQLEVLQPDSISMVDITYALVSFVYNILSLNDIPWICQPGYACKCSMKLFELTLHFLCKCSKVNLDEPVQRQNYNYFASFKDPTNGFYLSSETSQAVAHNTKSRSDTICSNSEQLDKNIKLQSKHKQLITIRKGIMFLCFLSTRDPDFIIRLSEIQDSFNLFMQQIESFDDLQLNDTEQAALTSVKSTFVYDKTASFDGRLDKTPKFEGFKTHFELREKLSCTNTQQAVKLFDNSISTNQGKPNNSSWLSEVISKKQSISRSISARRNNAK, encoded by the exons atgtcgaAACGTCACGGCAAAGCTCACGATACCCCCTCGAAAAGAGCTAGACTGGATATAACCATAACTGCCTCTCAGCAACTCACCCGAGAAAACAAACCCCCATCAGCATCGAAGAATGAAACAGACGATGATGATCCATGGGGTGCAGACTTCAACGATAAAGATATCGAGGAAATGGATATCGTCGCTTCTCAA TCAGTTCATATTGAAAACAACGTTACAGAACCAAAACTGCAATCAACACCCACGAAGCTACCACAATATCCTTCATATGCCAATTCTAAACCATCTACTAGCAGATCCTACACCGTTGCAAGCAGTATAGAACGGAATAAATTTGTACCTAAGATTCCATCTAAGTTCGGTTTGCAGCTAAAGGAATCTGgtcaaataaacaataattatcaTGGCAACCACATACAAACGAGCTCATCATATACTGGTAGCCAAAGGCAGCCACAAATGTCTCAAAGAATATCATCCTCCGATAATCACAAAGAAATTTCCACGGACGACAGGAGCATTATATTCGATGACTTCGAAGACCGGTTGCTGAAAGTCAATAATCACAACTCAACTTTTCAATCGCAAATTACAGGCAGGGCAATCAATGCTGGTAATAATTCTAGAGCTTCAAATGTTCCTGGTACTAATGATGCGATTAACATATcag ACGATTCTATTTTGAGGCAActggaaaaactgaaattagAAAATCAAAAGTTATTAGCAGATTGTCTAACAAAAGAAGGAGAAACATTATTTCTTCGCAATCAACTACAACAGACACAAACTCGAGCCGAAcatgaaaaacttgaaaaggCACGGCAGATTGAGGAACAAGCAAATCAATACCGATCTGAACTTGATCAGGCTATCAAGAAAGAAGAGATTTTAAAAACACAATTGGACTTCCAG acTCTGCAGTTCAATAACTTGAAGGAACAGTGTAAATTATTGGAGTCCGGTTCTATTAAATTTACCCAACCACACACTGCAAGTCTTAATTCAGAGTGTAGAAACAGGTTGAATACAACTTTGAATAG ATCATCACCAGCTGTCAAAAGTGTTCACGTCAAAGAAAGTGGAATGCAAACTGTAAATATTAACTTTAGAAATACTCACACGCTCAAAAACTCAATAGAAC TGTTTCCTCTCAGCGGAATACCACAATCCATTTTTGAACCGTCACAATCTGAACGACCAATAGTTGAgattcaaataattgaaaaagtggGGACCAAAAATCTACCGATTTTACAGGATGAAGAGAGCGTCAGAATATTTG AAAATCCAGATTTAGTGAAACCAGTAGTCACAATAGTGAATGATCGCAAGTTGAATATAGAATTTTGTTTACCAGACGTAGCCACTCTAATGAAGAAAACGGATGCAGAAATCAATTGCTACTACACATTACCCATGATTAATAag tTCGTAGCTGTAACCCGAGAATTGTTACTCAACACAACACTGATCCTACAAAGAATCTCTAAAGTAATGAGAAACGATGACATAAGGGACATGAATGACGTATACTTTTCGGATTTCTACAAAATACATGTGGATTCTACTAAATCTATTTGTGATTCAAATGCATGGCATGACAGAGAAAGAGGTATCGAAGCCAGGCGATCCCTTGCTATTTTAGCTTATACTGCATTAGTATCAAACTATTTAAGTGAATATGTAGCAGGGAAGATACCTCTAAGCTTCTTCGACGATTCCAACTACGAACATTATatcaaacaaatgaacagtTATAACAAATGGCCAAACAAAGGCTGTGAATTTGAGATGCTTGTACTACTTCTAGAATTTGTTTCAACAGTTGGTTACGTG AGAAGATCACACCAGTTCAGTGGACTCATAATAGCTATCACCAAGCTTTTAATCAGTACTAAAGAGAAACTCATCCATAATGAAAGAAGCATagaatatatcttcaaaatcgtgaaagaaatcattttttctcgGCCTCTTCTGAACTGCTACAGATACATAACTGAGCTTCTGATGACTTTCAGTCAATGCACACAATTTTGCAGAAAGCTTTGCTCTGGTACAA GTAAGACAGCAGTTACGGTTTGGAAAGATGAGCTGCATTTTACTTCAG ATGCTTGTGTTGTGCAAATATACACAGCACAGCTAGAGGTTTTGCAGCCGGATTCTATTTCTATGGTTGACATTACTTATGCACTGGTTAGTTTTGTGTATAATATTCTGTCTTTAAATGACATACCATGGATTTGTCAACCAGGATATGCATGTAAGTGTTCAATGAAACTATTTGAATTGAcacttcattttttatgtaaaTGCTCAAAAGTGAATCTTGACGAACCAGTACAAAGACAGAATTACAATTACTTCGCTAGTTTCAAAGACCCAACCAACGGGTTTTATTTGAGTAGTGAAACTAGCCAAGCTGTGGCTCATAATACGAAAAGTCGCTCAGACACAATATGTTCCAACTCGGAACAATTAGACAAAAACATCAAGCTCCAATCCAAACATAAGCAACTAATCACAATACGAAAAGGCATTATGTTTCTGTGCTTCTTATCCACCCGAGACCCAGATTTCATCATTAGATTATCGGAAATTCAAGACTCTTTCAACCTGTTTATGCAGCAAATCGAATCTTTTGATGATCTGCAGCTCAATGATACAGAAC AAGCTGCTTTGACGAGTGTGAAATCAACCTTTGTCTATGATAAAACGGCATCTTTTGATGGACGACTTGATAAGACTCCAAAATTCGAAGGATTCAAAACGCATTTTGAACTGAGAGAAAAACTGTCTTGTACAAATACACAGCAAGCTGTAAAGTTATTTGATAATAGTATATCAACTAATCAGGGGAAACCTAATAATTCATCATGGTTGTCAGAAGTTATTTCCAAAAAGCAGTCAATCAGTAGGTCAATTTCTGCACGCAGAAATAATGCGAAATAG
- the mus304 gene encoding uncharacterized protein mus304 isoform X2 — translation MSKRHGKAHDTPSKRARLDITITASQQLTRENKPPSASKNETDDDDPWGADFNDKDIEEMDIVASQSVHIENNVTEPKLQSTPTKLPQYPSYANSKPSTSRSYTVASSIERNKFVPKIPSKFGLQLKESGQINNNYHGNHIQTSSSYTGSQRQPQMSQRISSSDNHKEISTDDRSIIFDDFEDRLLKVNNHNSTFQSQITGRAINAGNNSRASNVPGTNDAINISDDSILRQLEKLKLENQKLLADCLTKEGETLFLRNQLQQTQTRAEHEKLEKARQIEEQANQYRSELDQAIKKEEILKTQLDFQTLQFNNLKEQCKLLESGSIKFTQPHTASLNSECRNRLNTTLNRSSPAVKSVHVKESGMQTVNINFRNTHTLKNSIELFPLSGIPQSIFEPSQSERPIVEIQIIEKVGTKNLPILQDEESVRIFDVATLMKKTDAEINCYYTLPMINKFVAVTRELLLNTTLILQRISKVMRNDDIRDMNDVYFSDFYKIHVDSTKSICDSNAWHDRERGIEARRSLAILAYTALVSNYLSEYVAGKIPLSFFDDSNYEHYIKQMNSYNKWPNKGCEFEMLVLLLEFVSTVGYVRRSHQFSGLIIAITKLLISTKEKLIHNERSIEYIFKIVKEIIFSRPLLNCYRYITELLMTFSQCTQFCRKLCSGTSKTAVTVWKDELHFTSDACVVQIYTAQLEVLQPDSISMVDITYALVSFVYNILSLNDIPWICQPGYACKCSMKLFELTLHFLCKCSKVNLDEPVQRQNYNYFASFKDPTNGFYLSSETSQAVAHNTKSRSDTICSNSEQLDKNIKLQSKHKQLITIRKGIMFLCFLSTRDPDFIIRLSEIQDSFNLFMQQIESFDDLQLNDTEQAALTSVKSTFVYDKTASFDGRLDKTPKFEGFKTHFELREKLSCTNTQQAVKLFDNSISTNQGKPNNSSWLSEVISKKQSISRSISARRNNAK, via the exons atgtcgaAACGTCACGGCAAAGCTCACGATACCCCCTCGAAAAGAGCTAGACTGGATATAACCATAACTGCCTCTCAGCAACTCACCCGAGAAAACAAACCCCCATCAGCATCGAAGAATGAAACAGACGATGATGATCCATGGGGTGCAGACTTCAACGATAAAGATATCGAGGAAATGGATATCGTCGCTTCTCAA TCAGTTCATATTGAAAACAACGTTACAGAACCAAAACTGCAATCAACACCCACGAAGCTACCACAATATCCTTCATATGCCAATTCTAAACCATCTACTAGCAGATCCTACACCGTTGCAAGCAGTATAGAACGGAATAAATTTGTACCTAAGATTCCATCTAAGTTCGGTTTGCAGCTAAAGGAATCTGgtcaaataaacaataattatcaTGGCAACCACATACAAACGAGCTCATCATATACTGGTAGCCAAAGGCAGCCACAAATGTCTCAAAGAATATCATCCTCCGATAATCACAAAGAAATTTCCACGGACGACAGGAGCATTATATTCGATGACTTCGAAGACCGGTTGCTGAAAGTCAATAATCACAACTCAACTTTTCAATCGCAAATTACAGGCAGGGCAATCAATGCTGGTAATAATTCTAGAGCTTCAAATGTTCCTGGTACTAATGATGCGATTAACATATcag ACGATTCTATTTTGAGGCAActggaaaaactgaaattagAAAATCAAAAGTTATTAGCAGATTGTCTAACAAAAGAAGGAGAAACATTATTTCTTCGCAATCAACTACAACAGACACAAACTCGAGCCGAAcatgaaaaacttgaaaaggCACGGCAGATTGAGGAACAAGCAAATCAATACCGATCTGAACTTGATCAGGCTATCAAGAAAGAAGAGATTTTAAAAACACAATTGGACTTCCAG acTCTGCAGTTCAATAACTTGAAGGAACAGTGTAAATTATTGGAGTCCGGTTCTATTAAATTTACCCAACCACACACTGCAAGTCTTAATTCAGAGTGTAGAAACAGGTTGAATACAACTTTGAATAG ATCATCACCAGCTGTCAAAAGTGTTCACGTCAAAGAAAGTGGAATGCAAACTGTAAATATTAACTTTAGAAATACTCACACGCTCAAAAACTCAATAGAAC TGTTTCCTCTCAGCGGAATACCACAATCCATTTTTGAACCGTCACAATCTGAACGACCAATAGTTGAgattcaaataattgaaaaagtggGGACCAAAAATCTACCGATTTTACAGGATGAAGAGAGCGTCAGAATATTTG ACGTAGCCACTCTAATGAAGAAAACGGATGCAGAAATCAATTGCTACTACACATTACCCATGATTAATAag tTCGTAGCTGTAACCCGAGAATTGTTACTCAACACAACACTGATCCTACAAAGAATCTCTAAAGTAATGAGAAACGATGACATAAGGGACATGAATGACGTATACTTTTCGGATTTCTACAAAATACATGTGGATTCTACTAAATCTATTTGTGATTCAAATGCATGGCATGACAGAGAAAGAGGTATCGAAGCCAGGCGATCCCTTGCTATTTTAGCTTATACTGCATTAGTATCAAACTATTTAAGTGAATATGTAGCAGGGAAGATACCTCTAAGCTTCTTCGACGATTCCAACTACGAACATTATatcaaacaaatgaacagtTATAACAAATGGCCAAACAAAGGCTGTGAATTTGAGATGCTTGTACTACTTCTAGAATTTGTTTCAACAGTTGGTTACGTG AGAAGATCACACCAGTTCAGTGGACTCATAATAGCTATCACCAAGCTTTTAATCAGTACTAAAGAGAAACTCATCCATAATGAAAGAAGCATagaatatatcttcaaaatcgtgaaagaaatcattttttctcgGCCTCTTCTGAACTGCTACAGATACATAACTGAGCTTCTGATGACTTTCAGTCAATGCACACAATTTTGCAGAAAGCTTTGCTCTGGTACAA GTAAGACAGCAGTTACGGTTTGGAAAGATGAGCTGCATTTTACTTCAG ATGCTTGTGTTGTGCAAATATACACAGCACAGCTAGAGGTTTTGCAGCCGGATTCTATTTCTATGGTTGACATTACTTATGCACTGGTTAGTTTTGTGTATAATATTCTGTCTTTAAATGACATACCATGGATTTGTCAACCAGGATATGCATGTAAGTGTTCAATGAAACTATTTGAATTGAcacttcattttttatgtaaaTGCTCAAAAGTGAATCTTGACGAACCAGTACAAAGACAGAATTACAATTACTTCGCTAGTTTCAAAGACCCAACCAACGGGTTTTATTTGAGTAGTGAAACTAGCCAAGCTGTGGCTCATAATACGAAAAGTCGCTCAGACACAATATGTTCCAACTCGGAACAATTAGACAAAAACATCAAGCTCCAATCCAAACATAAGCAACTAATCACAATACGAAAAGGCATTATGTTTCTGTGCTTCTTATCCACCCGAGACCCAGATTTCATCATTAGATTATCGGAAATTCAAGACTCTTTCAACCTGTTTATGCAGCAAATCGAATCTTTTGATGATCTGCAGCTCAATGATACAGAAC AAGCTGCTTTGACGAGTGTGAAATCAACCTTTGTCTATGATAAAACGGCATCTTTTGATGGACGACTTGATAAGACTCCAAAATTCGAAGGATTCAAAACGCATTTTGAACTGAGAGAAAAACTGTCTTGTACAAATACACAGCAAGCTGTAAAGTTATTTGATAATAGTATATCAACTAATCAGGGGAAACCTAATAATTCATCATGGTTGTCAGAAGTTATTTCCAAAAAGCAGTCAATCAGTAGGTCAATTTCTGCACGCAGAAATAATGCGAAATAG